In Ovis aries strain OAR_USU_Benz2616 breed Rambouillet chromosome 14, ARS-UI_Ramb_v3.0, whole genome shotgun sequence, a single genomic region encodes these proteins:
- the LOC101113879 gene encoding cationic amino acid transporter 3-like, protein MRCQDLRQCGQKLVRRRPLKPREGSEGRMSRCLNTLDLVALGVGITLGAGVYILPGEVTRNKAGPAIVVSFLVAALSSVLSGLGYAEFGARAPGSGSAYLYSYVTVGELCAFITGWNLLLSYAITIASVARAWSSTFDSLIGNHMSRALRGTFPLHVPSFLAKYPDFLALGVVLVMMGILVLGARESALVNKWFTGINILVLGFIILSGFIKGDLHNWQLTEQDYALAAAGSNDSSSLGPPGSGGFAPFGFGGIFQGAATCFFGFVGFDAIATTGGEAQDPQRSIPFSIVVSLLICFLAYFGVSAALTLMVPYYQIHPESPLPQAFLHIGWGPARYVVVVGTFCALSSSLLGTMFSMSRVTYAMADDRLLFQGLAQIHPRTRTPIMAILASGTLAGVTALFLEFSNLVDLERVNS, encoded by the exons ATGCGGTGTCAGGATCTCCGTCAATGCGGTCAGAAGCTGGTCCGCAGGCGGCCGCTCAAGCCCAGGGAGGGGTCTGAGGGCCGCATGTCCCGTTGTCTGAACACCCTCGACCTGGTGGCCTTGGGTGTGGGCATCACCCTGGGAGCGGGTGTGTACATCCTGCCTGGAGAAGTGACCAGGAACAAAGCTGGACCAGCGATCGTCGTCTCCTTCTTGGTGGCCGCCTTGTCTTCGGTGCTGTCCGGGCTCGGCTATGCCGAGTTTGGGGCCCGAGCCCCTGGGTCTGGTTCTGCGTATCTCTATAGCTACGTCACCGTGGGAGAACTGTGTGCCTTCATCACTGGCTGGAACCTCTTACTGTCCTATGCCATCA CCATTGCAAGTGTCGCCAGAGCCTGGAGCTCCACCTTCGACAGCCTGATTGGGAACCACATGTCTCGAGCTTTAAGAGGAACTTTCCCACTGCACGTGCCCTCTTTCCTGGCCAAGTATCCTGACTTTCTTGCCCTGGGTGTGGTGCTGGTGATGATGG GAATACTGGTTCTGGGAGCCCGTGAGTCAGCACTGGTTAACAAATGGTTCACGGGCATTAACATTTTGGTTCTTGGCTTCATCATTCTCTCTGGCTTCATTAAGGGAGACCTGCACAACTGGCAGCTCACGGAACAGGACTACGCACTGGCCGCAGCTGGATCCAATGACTCCTCTAG CTTGGGCCCTCCAGGTTCTGGAGGGTTTGCACCTTTTGGTTttggtgggattttccagggcgCGGCAACATGCTTCTTCGGGTTTGTGGGGTTTGATGCCATCGCCACTACAG GGGGAGAAGCCCAGGATCCCCAGCGGTCCATCCCTTTCAGCATCGTGGTCTCACTCTTGATCTGCTTTTTGGCGTATTTTGGTGTCTCAGCGGCACTCACCCTCATGGTGCCCTACTACCAGATTCATCCTGAGAGCCCCTTGCCGCAGGCTTTTCTCCATATTGGGTGGGGCCCTGCCAGATACGTCGTGGTTGTTGGCACATTCTGTGCTCTTTCGTCCAG CCTCCTGGGTACCATGTTCTCCATGTCTCGAGTGACGTACGCGATGGCAGATGACAGGCTCCTTTTCCAAGGACTCGCCCAGATCCATCCCCGCACACGCACTCCCATCATGGCGATCTTGGCTTCCGGAACTCTTGCAG GGGTCACAGCATTATTCTTAGAGTTCAGTAATCTTGTGGAccttgagagagtcaattcctag